The Abditibacteriota bacterium DNA segment TGACCTGCGGTCGGTTTTGTGTTATACTAAAGACAGATACCCCGCAGGGAGGCCCATAATGACAGTCAGGCAAACAAGAGCCCTGAAAACGAAAGCCAAGCTCGTCGCCGCGGCGGAAAAGCTCATCAACGAAAAAGGCTTTGATGCGGTGCAGATCATAGATATCACCCGTGAAGCGGGAGTAGGCAAAGGCACCTTCTACACCTATTTCAACAAAAAGGAGGACGTGGTGGGAGAGATAGCCCACTCAAAGTTTGAAGCCGTCCACGACTATTCCTCCGCCGGAAACAAGGATGTCTGCGGGCGCATTACCGCCTTTCTCACCGGCTCCATGGAGCTCATCCGGGATTTCGGTCTCCGCATGGCGCAGCAGTGGGTGAAGGAGGTGGTGGACCCGGACGACCCGGATGGAGTCCGCAAGCTGGAATACGACCGCCGGGTCATAAGGGGCATGCTGGAAAAGGCCGCGGAAAGCGGCGAGCTGAAAAAGAAGACCCCCGCGGAAGAGATCGCCGGGCGGATAACAGCCCATTATTACGGCATCGTCTTCTGCTGGGCTCTGACAGACGGGGAAACGGATCCGGTTGCCGATATCGGGGATTTCTGCCGGGACATGCTCGCCGGATATCTGAAGCAATACCAAAAAAGCAAAAAATGAAGGCTCCCGAAAGGCCTTCTCATATACTTCAGGGAGATAGACAAAATGAAACACACTCTTATGCTCGCAGCGGCGCTCATCGCCGCGGCGATCCTGACAGCCGCCCTTGCCGGCTGCGCGGGCAAGAGCCGGGCGCCTCAGAAGCCCGTCAGCGAGATGACCAAGGATACCAAAGTCCTGGTGGTGTATTTTTCCTGGTCCGGCAACTCGGACAAGCTGGCTCACTGGATAGCGGAAGAGACCGGCGGAGATCTGATCCGGGTCCTGACCAGGGAAGAATACCCCAAGGGCTACGAAGAAACTGCCGAACGGGCAAAAAAAGAACAGGATAAAGGCATCCGCCCGGAGATCACCGTCAAACTGACGCCGGAAGAGCTGAAGAAGTATGACACGGTATTCATCGGCTTCCCCGTCTGGTGGTACGACCTGCCTATGCCTATGTGGACCTTCCTTGAAAACAACGACCTGCAGGGCAAGACCCTTATCCCCTTCTTCTCCCACGAAGGCAGTTCCAACGGCGCAGGCAGTCTGAAGACCATAGAAAAGCTGGCAAAGGGAGCCAAGGTAAAGTCCGGCGACGCTCTGTCGGTGCGTGGCGGAGAAGTGCCCGGCGCCGAAAAGGAGACCCGTGAATGGGTAAAAAAGCTGGGCTACGCCAAATAAAGACGCAAATAAAGTATGAACAAGACAGTATTATCAGTATTATGCGTCCTGATGCTCATCACCGCTTTTCTCACCGGCTGCGAGAGCAGCGGCAGCGC contains these protein-coding regions:
- a CDS encoding TetR/AcrR family transcriptional regulator, with the protein product MTVRQTRALKTKAKLVAAAEKLINEKGFDAVQIIDITREAGVGKGTFYTYFNKKEDVVGEIAHSKFEAVHDYSSAGNKDVCGRITAFLTGSMELIRDFGLRMAQQWVKEVVDPDDPDGVRKLEYDRRVIRGMLEKAAESGELKKKTPAEEIAGRITAHYYGIVFCWALTDGETDPVADIGDFCRDMLAGYLKQYQKSKK
- a CDS encoding NAD(P)H-dependent oxidoreductase; its protein translation is MKHTLMLAAALIAAAILTAALAGCAGKSRAPQKPVSEMTKDTKVLVVYFSWSGNSDKLAHWIAEETGGDLIRVLTREEYPKGYEETAERAKKEQDKGIRPEITVKLTPEELKKYDTVFIGFPVWWYDLPMPMWTFLENNDLQGKTLIPFFSHEGSSNGAGSLKTIEKLAKGAKVKSGDALSVRGGEVPGAEKETREWVKKLGYAK